A segment of the bacterium genome:
GCGACGGCGGCCGAGACGCAGCCGATCGCCGCGACGCCGAGCACCGCGGCGACGCCGGCCATCCCCTTCGCCCCGACGATGACCATCGTCAGCGCGGCGACGATCGTCGTGGCGAGCGTCAGTCCGGAGATCGGGTTGTTGGAGGAGCCGATCATCCCGACGAGGTTGCCGGAGACGGCGGCGAAGAGGAAGCCGGTGATCAGGATCACGATGCCGGCCACGATCGCCGCGAAGAGCGGCGCCGGGACCGTGGTCGTGCCGTCGGCCGCCTTGGTCGAGGTGAAGAAGAAGTAGACGCAGATCATCAGCACGAGCAGGACGCCGATGATCATCAGCACGCTCTTGAAGGAGAGGTCGCGCTGGGTGCGGGTGGTGGCGGCCGCCGCGGCCGCGGACTTCTTGACGTTGGCCACGCCGCGCTTGATCCCGAGGATCAGGTTGGCGCGCATCTTCCACAGCGTGTAGCAGGCGCCGACGAGCATGCCGCCGACCGCGATCGGCCGGACGATGAACTTGTAGACGTGCCCGACGAGGGCGCTCCAGTCGCCGCCGTAGCTGTCGATCTGGGAAGGCCCGAGGAAGTAGACGAGCAGCGGAACGAAGAGGCCCCAGGCGAGCAGGCCGCCGGCGAAGTTCAGCGCGCCCAGTTCCGGCCCGATGATGTAGCCGACGCCGATGTAGGCCGGCGTCGCCGCGGGGGCGTTGAAGGTCGTCATGCCGCCGGCCGCCACGGTCCGGCCGCCGGCCAGCCGCACGAAGCCGTCCTTCAGCTTGCCGACGTGGAAAGTGAAGCGGTGCACGGCGTAGTAGATGCCGAAGCCGTCGAACGTCTCGCCGTCCGTCCGGCCGAGGATCTTGATCAGCGCGCCGACGCCCATCGCCCGGAAGAGCTGCATCGCGGCTTCGGAGCCGCGCTGGCCGGCCTTGTGGATCTCGCTGGCGGCGACCGACTCCGGGAACGGCAGCGTCTTGTCCTCCACCATCACGCGGCGGAGGATCGTTACGAACATGATCCCGAGGATGCCGCCGAGGACCATCAGCGCCGAGGCGAGCAGGTACTCCTCGAGGACGCTGTGCGGCTTCTGGCCGGCCGGCGTGTTGCCGAAGTGCCAGATCTTGAGGATCACGAACGCGGGAATCGTGAAGATCGCCCCGGCGGCCACCGACTCGCCGATCGACCCGACGGTTCGGGCGAAGTTCTCTTCGAGCACCGAGCCCTTGCACAGCTTCAAGAGCGCCATGCCGATCACCGCCGCGGGATAGGTGGCGGCGATCGTCATGCCGGCCTTGAGCCCCAGATACGCGTTGGCGGCGCCGAGCACGACGCACATACCCAACCCGATGATCAGGGCGCGGCTCGAGAATTCCCTCATGTCCGTCTCGGCGGGCACGAAGGACTTGAACTCCTGGTCGCTCATCCGGCGATTCCTCCTTGCAATGTTCGATTTCGAGCGCGGGACGGGGGACGGCCCCGCGGCAACCTGCGCATTCTACACGGCGACCGGGGCGATTCGACAGTAATTGGCGACCGCCCCCGGATTTGCCGGAACGGGAAACCGTCGTTTCGGGGCCGTCCGGAGCCATCCGCCGGGCCTGTCGCGGCCGACCGTCGCCGCCCCGGGAGGGACGACTCGCCCCAAAGCGTGGCCCCGGCCGCCCCGGGGTGTATGCTCATTTCATCGCCAGTCGAGGTTTCAGCCGTGGACAAGAACAGGGATCGCGACAGGGAGCGCGGGGAGCGTCCGCGCCCGCCCGAGCGCACTGATTTGGGCAACGACGAGCAGGTCAAGCGGCTCAAGCGCGCGATGGAGCGCTCGGCCGCGGAGGTCGTCCGCTGCCAGAACTGCGGCCATCAGACGCGCGCCGAGGCGGCGTTCATCGGGCCGCTGACGAACTGCGACAACTGCGGCAAGCCGCTCCATTCCTGCCGGCACTGCGCGTTCTTCGAGACCTCGGCCCGCTTCCAGTGCGAGAAGCCGGTTCCGGCGCCGGTCGGCGACAAGTGGGCGGCCAACGACTGCGCCCTCTACGAGCCGCGCCTCGTGCTCGACGCCACCGGCCGCCGCGCCGAATCCCGCCCCGCGGTCGTCGCCCGCAACGCCTTCGACGCCCTCTTCAAACGCTGATCCGTAGGGGAGGCTGGCGCGCCCCGATGAACGTCGGACCGCGCAAGACTCCACCGCGCCTGCCTCCCGAGCCGCAACACGCGAGCCCCGAAACGATGATCCCGTAGGGGATTCCGTTAGGTGTTTTCCAGTTCCCGGCGGCGGATCGCCATGATCGTCTCGTGGACGAAGAAGCGGAGACGCTTCCGCTCGTCCTCGTTCCCCACCCCCATCCAGACCATCGTCGCCCGCTCCCCCTTGCGCGACGCGCGGAGGGCGCGGCCGTGCAGCGGCAGCACCCGCGCCGCCGCCAGGGCGGGGATCTCGATCCGGGCCCGCGCCCCCTCGGCCAGCGCCGTCTCGACCTCCAGCGTCCCGCCGGCCTCGGTCAGACTGGTCAGCGCGCACGGCGTCACCAGCCTCGCGTGCGAGAACGGATGGTCCCGCCGCATGTAGACCCGCGACGGATCGGAGACGGTGTTCTGCGGCACGGCCCAGGTCTCGAGCAGCTCGTTCCAGCCCGACCCCTGCTGCAGCGGGGGCACGTTCCGCTCCGGGCAGCCGGCCCCCAGCCGGTCCCAGAACCGCGCCTCGCGCGGCGGCGACAGCGGCAACGCCCGCAGCCCGTCCTTGACCGCCCGGGCCAGCGCCCCGGCCTTCATCGGATCGGCGAGGTCCGGGTTGTCCGGATCGACGACCATCAGCGCCGGCTTCATGTGCGCGAGGTGCGAGGCGAGGTCCTTGATCTCCGGCACCCAGCGCACCGCGTACATCGTGTTGTCGATCGCGTCGGCGAAGTTCGACAGAGCCGCGCCGCGCCGCGAGACGACGGCGATCTTCAGCTTGTGCGGCGCGGTCCCCTGCACGTAGCTCTTGGCGAAGTCCGACAGGGTCGGCTTCCCCGCCGGCAGCCGCACCTCGAGCAGCGTGCGCAGGTCGTGGTTGTAGAAGACGTCGTCGCGCGTCCTCGAGACCACGTGCGCCGTCGCCTGCGGCACGCCGAGCGCGGAGAAGAGCGGCCCTTCGATCGGGAACTCGTCCCCTTCGGCCACCAGGATGTCGGTCTCGAACCGCACCTTGTTGCGCGAGACCCAGCTGACGCGTCCCGGCCAGCGCGCCTCGCCCGGCTCGCGCAGCTTCGCCTCGGCGAACGGCTGGCCGGCGTCGCGGCGGAAGTCCCGCTTCAGCGCGTTCCGCACCCACGACAGGAGGATCTCCTCCTCCGGCGGGTAGTCGATGATCTGGTCGGCGCCGACGACCGCGAGCAGCAGGTGCTCCTGGTCCTTGAACGAGCTGGCGGAGAGCAGCACCGGGATGTGGCGCGTGTGCGGATCGTTGCGCAGCCGCTCCATCGGCGCCAGCGAGTCGGGGCGGCAGATCACGACGAGGTCCGCGCCGCCGCGCGCCGCCTTGAGCGCGAGCAGCGCCGCCTGCTCGAACGACTCCACTTCCGCGCCGAGTTCCGCGGCCTTCTCCTTGAGAAGCTTCGCGGTCTCGCCGCCCGGATCGGCGACCAGGATCCGCTTGGCCTCCTCCGGCTTGCGCGTCGTGTCGTCCATCGTTCCCTCGTCCGCCGCGCGCGCCGCGGGGACGCAGCGTCCCCGGCGCGCGGCGCCGCGAAGTCATCTTACTCGACCCGCGCCGCCGAAGGCGGGCTTCGCGCACGCCATTCCGCAAGCGGGCCCTTCGGACGGCGATTCCGCCGAACTGCACGAATCCGTTGAACGGGAGCCGATAGGGCCGTATAGGGTTGACGGAGGGCGAGGAAGCGCACGATTCCTAGCGTCCAGGAAATCCGGCG
Coding sequences within it:
- a CDS encoding oligopeptide transporter, OPT family gives rise to the protein MSDQEFKSFVPAETDMREFSSRALIIGLGMCVVLGAANAYLGLKAGMTIAATYPAAVIGMALLKLCKGSVLEENFARTVGSIGESVAAGAIFTIPAFVILKIWHFGNTPAGQKPHSVLEEYLLASALMVLGGILGIMFVTILRRVMVEDKTLPFPESVAASEIHKAGQRGSEAAMQLFRAMGVGALIKILGRTDGETFDGFGIYYAVHRFTFHVGKLKDGFVRLAGGRTVAAGGMTTFNAPAATPAYIGVGYIIGPELGALNFAGGLLAWGLFVPLLVYFLGPSQIDSYGGDWSALVGHVYKFIVRPIAVGGMLVGACYTLWKMRANLILGIKRGVANVKKSAAAAAATTRTQRDLSFKSVLMIIGVLLVLMICVYFFFTSTKAADGTTTVPAPLFAAIVAGIVILITGFLFAAVSGNLVGMIGSSNNPISGLTLATTIVAALTMVIVGAKGMAGVAAVLGVAAIGCVSAAVAGEMLQDLKVGHILGGTPWKMQIGDMIGVVVAGLVMFFPLYILHNSDIKQAAAHKAPAAIVATTAPAVPAAPAAAPAATPANPAAPAEAAAAPAGAPAAAQTAPTAAPATPSPAQPVAEVEGGFGGKNLPAPQAGLMAALSQGIVGGEMAWPLVIVGIAMGIALILIKVKSPMLFSVGMYLPLETTFAIFIGGLIRGVVDKVVARRQYNPAQKALVENAGVLAASGLIAGEALMGLVIAAVVFFFEKFPSVSGFDSAAPWMALPVFAVLAIYLIMVPLKKAG